In the genome of Muntiacus reevesi chromosome 5, mMunRee1.1, whole genome shotgun sequence, one region contains:
- the POLA2 gene encoding DNA polymerase alpha subunit B isoform X2: MAVSAQLLVEELQIFGLECEEAVIEKLVELCILYGQNEEGMASELIAFCTSTRKDCLSLETLNSFEHEFLSKRLSKTRHGASKDKVQGHAGARDIVSIQELIEEEEEEETLLNSYTTPSKGSQKRTVTTPETPLTKRSVSARSPHQLLSPSSFSPSATPPQKYSSRSNRGEVVTSFGSAQGVSWSGRGGTSHLSLKVLGHPEPLTGSYKCMFQKLPDIREVLTCKIEELGSELKEHYKIEAFAPILVPAQEPVTLLGQIGCDSNGKLNHKSVILEGDLEHSSGAQIPVDLSELKEYSLFPGQVVVMEGINTTGRKLVATRLYEGVPLPFHQPDEEDGDSEQFMVLVACGPYTTSDSITFDPLLDLITIINRDRPDVCILSYLLTSSFEDVFKQCLRTIIEGTRSSGSHLIFVPSLRDVHHEPVYPQPPFNCSDLLREDKKRVQLVSEPCTLSINGVIFGLTSTDLLFHMGAEEISSSSGTSDRFSRILKHILTQRSYYPLYPPQEDVAIDYENFRLYAQLPVTPDVFIAPSELRYFVKDILGCVCVNPGRLTKGQVGGTFGRLYLRRQTAGGEGRRSPCAAAQVVRV, from the exons TGGTAGAACTGTGCATTCTGTATGGACAGAATGAAGAGGGAATGGCCAGCGAGCTTATAGCCTTCTGCACCAGCACACGTAAAGACTGCCTTTCCTTGGAGACCCTGAACTCTTTTGAGCACGAG TTTCTGAGCAAAAGATTATCCAAAACCCGGCATGGTGCCTCCAAGGACAAAGTGCAGGGCCACGCAGGAGCCAGAGACATTGTTTCTATACAAGAGCT aattgaagaggaagaggaagaggagacccTCTTGAACTCTTACACCACACCCTCTAAG GGTTCTCAGAAGCGAACTGTCACCACCCCGGAAACCCCCCTCACAAAAAGGAGTGTGTCTGCTCGGAGCCCCCATCAGCTCCTCTCACCGTCGAGTTTCTCTCCAAG TGCTACTCCCCCTCAGAAATACAGCTCGAGAAGTAACCGGGGAGAAGTGGTCACCTCCTTTGGCTCGGCGCAGGGGGTGTCTTGGTCCGGGAGAGGTGGAACTAGTCACCTCAGCCTGAAGGTCTTGGGACATCCAGAGCCGCTCACCGGGAGCTACAAATGCATGTTTCAGAAGCTCCCAGACATTCGAGAAg TTCTGACCTGTAAGATAGAAGAACTTGGCAGTGAACTCAAGGAACATTACAAGATTGAGGCTTTTGCTCCCATTCTAGTCCCAGCACAG GAGCCTGTCACCCTGCTGGGCCAGATCGGCTGTGACAGCAACGGGAAGCTGAACCACAAGTCGGTGATTCTGGAGGGAGATCTGGAACATTCCTCAGGCGCTCAGATTCCAGTGGATCTATCTGAGCTCAAAGAATATTCTCTATTTCCTGGACAG GTGGTGGTCATGGAAGGAATCAACACCACGGGTAGAAAACTTGTTGCCACCAGACTCTACGAG GGTGTGCCACTTCCGTTCCATCAGCCCGATGAAGAGGATGGAG ATTCTGAGCAGTTCATGGTCCTGGTGGCCTGTGGGCCGTACACCACATCTGACAGCATCACCTTTGACCCCCTGCTCGACCTGATCACCATCATCAACCGCGACCGACCGGACGTCTGCATCCTG AGCTATCTGCTGACGAGCTCATTTGAAGATGTTTTCAAGCAATGTCTCCGAACAATTATTGAAGGAACACGAAG CTCTGGCTCCCACCTCATCTTCGTCCCGTCACTGAGAGACGTGCACCACGAGCCTGTGTACCCACAGCCTCCCTTCAACTGCTCCGACCTGCTTCGAGAGGACAAAAAG CGAGTGCAGCTCGTGTCCGAGCCCTGCACCCTCTCCATAAACGGAGTGATCTTTGGCTTGACGTCCACCGACCTGCTGTTCCACATGGGGGCCGAGGAGATCAGTAG TTCTTCTGGAACTTCAGACCGGTTCAGCCGAATCCTTAAGCACATCCTGACCCAGCGGAG tTACTACCCGCTGTACCCACCCCAGGAGGACGTGGCCATCGACTACGAGAACTTCCGCCTCTACGCTCAGCTGCCCGTCACCCCCGATGTCTTCATAGCCCCATCAGAGCTGAGATACTTTGTAAAG GACATCCTCGGCTGCGTCTGTGTGAACCCGGGGCGCCTCACCAAGGGGCAGGTGGGGGGCACCTTCGGCCGTCTCTATCTCAGGAGGCAGACCGCCGGCGGCGAGGGCAGGCGGAGCCCGTGTGCTGCGGCCCAGGTGGTCAGGGTCTGA
- the POLA2 gene encoding DNA polymerase alpha subunit B isoform X1 produces MAVSAQLLVEELQIFGLECEEAVIEKLVELCILYGQNEEGMASELIAFCTSTRKDCLSLETLNSFEHEFLSKRLSKTRHGASKDKVQGHAGARDIVSIQELIEEEEEEETLLNSYTTPSKGSQKRTVTTPETPLTKRSVSARSPHQLLSPSSFSPSATPPQKYSSRSNRGEVVTSFGSAQGVSWSGRGGTSHLSLKVLGHPEPLTGSYKCMFQKLPDIREVLTCKIEELGSELKEHYKIEAFAPILVPAQEPVTLLGQIGCDSNGKLNHKSVILEGDLEHSSGAQIPVDLSELKEYSLFPGQVVVMEGINTTGRKLVATRLYEGVPLPFHQPDEEDGDSEQFMVLVACGPYTTSDSITFDPLLDLITIINRDRPDVCILFGPFLDAKHEQVESYLLTSSFEDVFKQCLRTIIEGTRSSGSHLIFVPSLRDVHHEPVYPQPPFNCSDLLREDKKRVQLVSEPCTLSINGVIFGLTSTDLLFHMGAEEISSSSGTSDRFSRILKHILTQRSYYPLYPPQEDVAIDYENFRLYAQLPVTPDVFIAPSELRYFVKDILGCVCVNPGRLTKGQVGGTFGRLYLRRQTAGGEGRRSPCAAAQVVRV; encoded by the exons TGGTAGAACTGTGCATTCTGTATGGACAGAATGAAGAGGGAATGGCCAGCGAGCTTATAGCCTTCTGCACCAGCACACGTAAAGACTGCCTTTCCTTGGAGACCCTGAACTCTTTTGAGCACGAG TTTCTGAGCAAAAGATTATCCAAAACCCGGCATGGTGCCTCCAAGGACAAAGTGCAGGGCCACGCAGGAGCCAGAGACATTGTTTCTATACAAGAGCT aattgaagaggaagaggaagaggagacccTCTTGAACTCTTACACCACACCCTCTAAG GGTTCTCAGAAGCGAACTGTCACCACCCCGGAAACCCCCCTCACAAAAAGGAGTGTGTCTGCTCGGAGCCCCCATCAGCTCCTCTCACCGTCGAGTTTCTCTCCAAG TGCTACTCCCCCTCAGAAATACAGCTCGAGAAGTAACCGGGGAGAAGTGGTCACCTCCTTTGGCTCGGCGCAGGGGGTGTCTTGGTCCGGGAGAGGTGGAACTAGTCACCTCAGCCTGAAGGTCTTGGGACATCCAGAGCCGCTCACCGGGAGCTACAAATGCATGTTTCAGAAGCTCCCAGACATTCGAGAAg TTCTGACCTGTAAGATAGAAGAACTTGGCAGTGAACTCAAGGAACATTACAAGATTGAGGCTTTTGCTCCCATTCTAGTCCCAGCACAG GAGCCTGTCACCCTGCTGGGCCAGATCGGCTGTGACAGCAACGGGAAGCTGAACCACAAGTCGGTGATTCTGGAGGGAGATCTGGAACATTCCTCAGGCGCTCAGATTCCAGTGGATCTATCTGAGCTCAAAGAATATTCTCTATTTCCTGGACAG GTGGTGGTCATGGAAGGAATCAACACCACGGGTAGAAAACTTGTTGCCACCAGACTCTACGAG GGTGTGCCACTTCCGTTCCATCAGCCCGATGAAGAGGATGGAG ATTCTGAGCAGTTCATGGTCCTGGTGGCCTGTGGGCCGTACACCACATCTGACAGCATCACCTTTGACCCCCTGCTCGACCTGATCACCATCATCAACCGCGACCGACCGGACGTCTGCATCCTG TTTGGACCTTTCCTGGATGCTAAGCATGAACAGGTAGAG AGCTATCTGCTGACGAGCTCATTTGAAGATGTTTTCAAGCAATGTCTCCGAACAATTATTGAAGGAACACGAAG CTCTGGCTCCCACCTCATCTTCGTCCCGTCACTGAGAGACGTGCACCACGAGCCTGTGTACCCACAGCCTCCCTTCAACTGCTCCGACCTGCTTCGAGAGGACAAAAAG CGAGTGCAGCTCGTGTCCGAGCCCTGCACCCTCTCCATAAACGGAGTGATCTTTGGCTTGACGTCCACCGACCTGCTGTTCCACATGGGGGCCGAGGAGATCAGTAG TTCTTCTGGAACTTCAGACCGGTTCAGCCGAATCCTTAAGCACATCCTGACCCAGCGGAG tTACTACCCGCTGTACCCACCCCAGGAGGACGTGGCCATCGACTACGAGAACTTCCGCCTCTACGCTCAGCTGCCCGTCACCCCCGATGTCTTCATAGCCCCATCAGAGCTGAGATACTTTGTAAAG GACATCCTCGGCTGCGTCTGTGTGAACCCGGGGCGCCTCACCAAGGGGCAGGTGGGGGGCACCTTCGGCCGTCTCTATCTCAGGAGGCAGACCGCCGGCGGCGAGGGCAGGCGGAGCCCGTGTGCTGCGGCCCAGGTGGTCAGGGTCTGA